One part of the Chryseobacterium sp. 7 genome encodes these proteins:
- a CDS encoding mobilome CxxCx(11)CxxC protein → MTPEEQLRVDSWDNSIQTFGKSYIFSKRAQFYSNWNRFLAILGIVVPLTIGATASGYGFNSEILKNTIAISIPLSIIQLIISAFALVNNWNDNLSYSLEAVNDYNSLSDNFKKLGKNPPNSFEEFSRTFEILETKMSSRADNDAKYSLKERELRKGMRYALREFQRQCVGCNKVPLSISSTDCEVCGKFERSLIHKILFHG, encoded by the coding sequence ATGACACCTGAAGAACAATTGAGAGTCGACTCTTGGGATAATTCAATTCAAACATTTGGAAAAAGTTATATTTTTAGCAAAAGAGCACAGTTTTACAGTAATTGGAATAGATTTTTAGCTATTTTAGGAATAGTTGTCCCATTGACAATTGGCGCAACTGCTTCTGGATATGGTTTTAATTCAGAAATATTAAAAAACACTATTGCTATTTCAATTCCTTTGTCAATTATACAACTAATTATTTCAGCATTTGCTTTGGTAAATAATTGGAATGATAATCTATCATATTCATTAGAAGCTGTTAATGATTATAATTCGCTCTCGGATAATTTTAAAAAATTAGGTAAAAATCCTCCGAATAGTTTTGAAGAATTTTCAAGAACTTTTGAAATTTTAGAAACTAAAATGAGTTCAAGAGCTGATAATGATGCAAAGTATAGCCTTAAAGAGAGAGAGCTTCGAAAAGGTATGCGATATGCATTAAGAGAATTCCAAAGACAATGTGTAGGATGCAATAAAGTTCCATTATCAATCTCATCGACCGATTGTGAGGTTTGTGGTAAATTTGAAAGAAGTTTAATACATAAAATTTTATTCCATGGATGA
- a CDS encoding T9SS type A sorting domain-containing protein has protein sequence MTKLYLSAFIICTSLSISAQEVLWQRDIKSSSQDFLSQITTTIDGQYLITGSSIQPPRAGSKQNNGYDFHLIKLDQQGNQTWEKYFSGNNHDYLSATVSTQDGGFLISGTSYSSKGLDKKDDSKGGSDVWLIRINEFGDELWQKTIGTSADEEARSVIQTTDQGFFVAGNIQTLRQAQDSKGYGSKDVLIVKLDKDGKELSQLIFGGKAIDEVEKMIPTRDGGALLGIYSRSGIGGTKKTENYGEGDYHIIKLSKDGKIQWEKNFGGKGDDHIRTLALTATGYIIGGESRSERTGNKTVGIQEGTDLWVIALDQNGNEEWQKSYSFGNRDILMGMSVIQSSDDKLSKGVLLGGYTQSEGRIKADEQTFWLLYIDQLGNESWRKHITGESRKKEERLSDLKLNKDGSIVIAGTSAEELGKENWKIVKLGDKQVNDLIERQDIKIYPNPVSDYAYVEIGFDSSTGSEQGFKNADILLYDMSGRQLQSLTTKNRVTKINTQALIQGAYLVTIKTDTNKTASAKLIKK, from the coding sequence ATGACAAAACTGTACCTTAGTGCATTTATAATATGCACATCCCTCAGCATTTCAGCTCAGGAAGTTCTCTGGCAACGGGACATCAAATCCAGTTCGCAGGATTTTTTAAGCCAGATAACTACAACTATTGACGGCCAGTACCTGATTACAGGAAGCTCTATACAGCCCCCAAGAGCTGGAAGTAAGCAAAACAACGGCTATGATTTCCATTTGATTAAACTTGACCAGCAGGGAAACCAAACCTGGGAAAAATACTTCTCTGGAAACAATCACGATTATTTATCGGCAACTGTCAGCACTCAGGACGGAGGATTTTTGATTTCAGGCACCTCATATTCAAGTAAGGGGCTGGATAAAAAGGACGATTCTAAAGGCGGATCAGACGTTTGGCTCATCAGAATTAACGAATTTGGAGACGAGCTATGGCAAAAAACCATAGGAACTTCAGCAGATGAAGAAGCCAGATCGGTGATTCAAACAACTGACCAGGGATTCTTTGTAGCTGGCAATATTCAGACCCTTCGACAAGCTCAGGATTCTAAAGGCTACGGCTCTAAAGATGTACTTATCGTTAAATTAGACAAAGACGGAAAAGAACTCTCCCAACTCATTTTTGGTGGTAAGGCGATTGATGAAGTCGAGAAGATGATTCCTACACGAGATGGAGGAGCACTACTTGGAATTTACTCCAGAAGTGGTATCGGTGGTACTAAGAAAACAGAAAACTACGGTGAAGGAGATTACCATATTATAAAACTCTCAAAAGACGGAAAAATTCAGTGGGAGAAGAACTTTGGCGGAAAAGGCGATGATCATATCAGAACCCTTGCGTTAACAGCAACAGGCTACATTATCGGTGGAGAATCCAGATCAGAAAGAACAGGCAATAAAACCGTTGGAATTCAGGAGGGCACAGATTTATGGGTTATTGCTTTAGATCAAAACGGGAATGAAGAGTGGCAAAAATCCTACAGCTTTGGAAACAGGGATATTCTGATGGGAATGAGCGTGATTCAGTCTTCGGACGATAAGTTATCTAAAGGCGTATTATTAGGTGGATATACGCAGTCTGAAGGCAGGATAAAAGCCGATGAACAGACGTTTTGGTTACTATATATTGATCAGCTAGGGAATGAATCATGGAGAAAACATATAACAGGAGAATCCCGAAAAAAAGAGGAAAGGTTATCTGACTTGAAGCTGAATAAAGACGGCTCGATTGTAATTGCAGGCACGAGCGCTGAAGAACTGGGTAAAGAAAACTGGAAGATTGTAAAGCTGGGAGATAAGCAGGTTAATGATCTGATTGAAAGACAGGATATCAAAATTTATCCGAACCCAGTATCAGATTATGCTTATGTAGAAATAGGGTTTGATTCTTCGACAGGCTCAGAACAGGGCTTCAAAAATGCAGATATCCTGTTATATGATATGTCAGGAAGACAGCTTCAGAGCCTTACAACCAAAAACAGAGTCACCAAAATCAATACACAGGCACTTATTCAGGGTGCTTACCTGGTGACTATCAAAACTGATACTAATAAAACGGCTAGTGCCAAACTCATAAAGAAATAA